In Vigna unguiculata cultivar IT97K-499-35 chromosome 3, ASM411807v1, whole genome shotgun sequence, a single genomic region encodes these proteins:
- the LOC114177294 gene encoding PAMP-induced secreted peptide 2-like, producing the protein MTSIITKTQAFAVLVLLVSTVLMGLEARPLSIIETGNSATGGAVQVVGFFDWLGLGAIKDSGPRPGVGHKFTNSDTLGGIKDSGPSPGGKGHQFTNSNTLGGIKDSGPSSGGEGHKFTNSDTLGGIKDSGPTPGQGH; encoded by the coding sequence ATGACAAGCATCATCACCAAAACCCAGGCCTTTGCGGTTCTCGTTTTACTGGTGAGCACTGTTTTGATGGGCTTAGAAGCCCGTCCACTGAGTATCATTGAGACGGGAAACTCCGCCACTGGAGGAGCGGTTCAAGTGGTGGGCTTCTTCGATTGGTTGGGTCTGGGAGCGATTAAGGATTCTGGGCCAAGACCTGGAGTGGGACACAAGTTCACCAACAGTGATACCCTTGGAGGGATTAAGGACTCTGGTCCTAGTCCTGGAGGGAAGGGTCATCAGTTTACAAATAGCAACACCCTCGGTGGAATCAAGGACTCGGGTCCTAGCTCCGGAGGAGAGGGTCACAAATTTACCAACAGCGACACCCTCGGTGGAATTAAAGACTCGGGTCCAACCCCTGGGCAAGGACACTAA